The following coding sequences are from one Comamonas koreensis window:
- a CDS encoding ATP-binding protein encodes MRPAPLDLQALLDDISDYAVSLCSQQNNHFHSHVSGALPRRMAMDGKRLQQVLLNLVSNAAKFTRDGVVTLSVNARQDGEFCVLHVAVADTGIGIDLAQKPDIFDAFQQIQAEGGSTGLGLFISQRILMAMGGSLEVSSAAGQGTTFSFELSVPIIDGGGTAAPALAGQPARAALAPVTAIATPGDAALDELAELALHGRLTDIEGWINRHTEHSVHALFTAQLLDRLEQFDFAGIHQLALRSKRGASSAPH; translated from the coding sequence GTGCGCCCCGCGCCCCTCGATCTGCAGGCGCTGTTGGACGACATCTCCGACTACGCCGTCTCACTGTGCTCGCAGCAGAACAACCACTTCCACAGCCATGTCAGCGGCGCCCTGCCCCGGCGCATGGCGATGGACGGCAAGCGCCTGCAGCAGGTGCTGCTGAACCTGGTGTCCAACGCCGCCAAGTTCACCCGCGATGGCGTCGTGACCTTGTCGGTCAACGCCCGCCAGGACGGCGAGTTCTGCGTGCTCCATGTGGCCGTGGCCGACACCGGCATCGGCATCGACCTGGCCCAAAAGCCCGATATCTTTGATGCCTTCCAGCAAATCCAGGCCGAGGGCGGCAGCACGGGCCTGGGCCTGTTCATCTCGCAGCGCATTCTGATGGCGATGGGCGGCAGCCTGGAGGTGAGCAGCGCCGCCGGCCAGGGCACCACATTTTCCTTTGAGCTGTCCGTGCCGATCATCGACGGCGGCGGCACAGCGGCCCCTGCGCTGGCGGGGCAGCCCGCACGCGCAGCGCTGGCGCCCGTCACTGCGATAGCCACCCCCGGCGATGCCGCACTCGATGAGCTCGCCGAGCTGGCCCTGCATGGGCGCCTCACCGATATCGAAGGCTGGATCAACCGCCACACCGAGCACAGCGTCCATGCGCTGTTCACCGCCCAGCTGCTGGACCGGCTCGAGCAATTTGACTTTGCC
- a CDS encoding response regulator codes for MSNADIQSPHVLIVDDDPDQLRLLVAALRNTSYRVSVALNGDQGYARAAVLLPDLILLDVRMPGRNGITIARLLKTNPATQHIPIIFLSALIEQDDRLSGLRAGGVDYITKPFFVEEIQERVRIHLMLARHNLPPGQDGPDGQADGAAAPPSQSPANLTLKQVATEYILGNIQNPELKSSDVAASLGLSMRRLNMVFESSDGLSAFEFIRQERMRRAALMLAQSTLSIADVALEVGYLNSANFSTEFKKFWQKSPTQLRSECQADPQVLQNLVASKFR; via the coding sequence AGTCTCCACATGTGTTGATCGTGGACGATGATCCAGACCAGCTACGTTTGCTGGTCGCCGCATTGCGCAATACCTCCTACCGGGTCAGCGTCGCGCTCAATGGCGACCAAGGCTATGCGCGGGCTGCGGTGCTGCTGCCCGATTTGATCTTGCTCGATGTGCGCATGCCTGGGCGCAACGGCATCACGATCGCGCGCCTGCTCAAGACCAACCCGGCGACCCAGCACATTCCGATCATTTTTCTGTCGGCCCTCATCGAGCAGGACGACCGGCTCTCGGGCCTGCGCGCCGGTGGCGTGGACTACATCACCAAGCCCTTTTTCGTCGAAGAGATCCAGGAGCGCGTGCGCATCCACCTGATGCTGGCCCGGCACAACCTGCCGCCAGGCCAGGATGGGCCGGACGGGCAGGCAGACGGAGCCGCCGCGCCGCCAAGCCAGTCTCCGGCCAACCTCACGCTCAAGCAGGTGGCGACCGAATACATTTTGGGCAATATCCAGAATCCCGAGTTGAAAAGCTCGGACGTCGCCGCCAGCCTGGGCCTGTCCATGCGGCGCCTGAACATGGTGTTCGAGTCCAGCGACGGCCTGTCGGCCTTTGAATTCATCCGCCAGGAACGCATGCGCCGAGCCGCGCTGATGCTGGCCCAAAGCACCTTGAGCATTGCCGATGTGGCGCTGGAAGTGGGCTATCTGAACTCGGCCAACTTCTCCACCGAGTTCAAGAAGTTCTGGCAAAAATCGCCCACCCAATTGCGCAGCGAATGCCAGGCCGATCCCCAGGTGCTGCAAAACCTGGTCGCTTCCAAGTTCCGTTGA